Proteins from a genomic interval of Lycium ferocissimum isolate CSIRO_LF1 chromosome 2, AGI_CSIRO_Lferr_CH_V1, whole genome shotgun sequence:
- the LOC132047408 gene encoding uncharacterized protein LOC132047408 has product MYQDAKPHYESVGKGDRDESEERRVYFRESVEFMPGRSTTESIHLVRKLRCLEAKGVADIRAIKDIYDGSKTKVKTIGGDSEYFPVLIDDIDLINETHSGVNSKLEDWRQMLESKAFKLSRTKTEYLECRFSGVPQEADVKVKLGTQGKKPPTTNGSAKKDESSDDSSSDDDSSSEEDDPAAKKPPTTNGSAKKDNSSSDDDSSSEDDDVVKKAAPTAAPKKTPASASKKEDSSDDSSDDSSSDDDEPPSKAVAQPKKAPQAVKKASDSSEESDDSNDDSDSDADKIRRRMASSHRRPKPWKEFLIGILYEELVMHEKGLNQLD; this is encoded by the exons ATGTATCAAGATGctaagccacactatgaaagtgtgggaaagggtgatAGAGATGAGAGTGAGGAGAGGCGTGTCTATTTCAGAGAATCAGTAGAATTCATGCCGGGGCGTTCTACTACTGAATCCATTCATCTTGTCAGGAAATTG AGATGCTTAGAGGCTAAAGGTGTGGCTGACATTAGAGCAATCAAGGACATATATGATGGATCCAAGACCAAGGTGAAGACtataggaggagactcggagtACTTTCCAGTTCTGATAG ATGATATAGACTTGATTAACGAGACTCATAGCGGAGTTAACTCTAAGCTAGAGGATTGGAGACAGATGTTAGAGTCTAAAGCattcaagttgagtaggaccaagacagagtacttggagtgcaggTTCAGTGGCGTACCTCAAGAGGCTGACGTGAAAGTGAAGCTTGGAACCCAg GGCAAGAAACCTCCTACTACTAATGGCTCTGCTAAGAAGGACGAGTCAAGTGACGATTCTAGTTCAGATGATGATAGCAGCTCGGAGGAAGATGATCCTGCAGCCAAGAAACCTCCTACTACTAATGGCTCTGCTAAGAAGGACAATTCTAGTTCAGATGATGATAGCAGCTCGgaggatgatgatgttgttaagaAGGCAGCCCCTACTGCTGCTCCTAAGAAGACCCCTGCTTCTGCCTCTAAAAAAGAAGATTCTAGCGATGATTCCAGCGATGACTCCAGTTCAGATGATGAT GAACCTCCCTCTAAGGCAGTTGCTCAACCTAAAAAAGCTCCACAAGCCGTGAAGAAGGCTAGCGACAGCTCTGAAGAATCTGATGATTCCAATGACGATTCTGATTCTGATGCAGACAAG ATACGTAGAAGGATGGCCAGTTCACACCGCAGGCCGAAGCCATGGAAGGAGTTCCTCATTGGAATCCTCTATGAAGAATTAGTGATGCATGAGAAAGGCCTCAACCAATTAGACTAG